From the genome of Spartobacteria bacterium:
AAGACATTCTCGACAATCTAGCCCCGTACCAAGGGCGTCCAGAGCGTGATCAACGTCCGCCACATCCGGACCAACAACAAGACGAGCAGCTCACTGATTCCTTTTATCAGCGGTACGACGTAAACCTTTTTGTGGATAATTCGGAAACATCCGGGGCACCCGTGATCACCGAACTCAACCCCGCCTTTTTCAATTTACTTGGGTGCATGGAGCGCGAGACCGAATGGGGGACGTACTATACTGATTTTTCACTTATCCGCGCGGGTGCGATCCATAGGGCCAATGGTGGCTTTCTCATCCTCCGCGTCGAGGATCTCCTTGCCCACCCCGCTGCCTGGGATGGACTGCTCCGCTGCCTACGCGCCAATCAATCCCGCCTGGAAGACCCCACGGATCATTACGATTTGCTCCGGACCAGAACGATAAGTCCGGATCCCATTCCATTATCACTCAAGGTTGTTCTCATTGGCGACGATGAAACCTACGAACTTCTGTACACCCACGACGAACGTTTCCGAAAAATCTTCAAGCTCAAGGCACATATTCAAGACACTGTTGACCGTTCCCCGGAATCAATCGCTGGCTATGCCCAAATCCTGGAGCGCACAGCCACGGAAAGCGGACTCCGAACCTTCTCCAGGGAAGCCCTGGCGGAGCTGATCGACTATTCCGCCCGAATGGCGGAAGACCGCCAGAGGCTTTCCTTGCACTTTTCCCATGTCCGCGAAATTATGATCGAAGCCAATGCCATCGCGCTTACAGGCGGAAAACGATCGGTGGATGGCGCCACGGTCAAGGCGGCCCTGGCGGAGCGTGATTATCGAGCGAATCTGTACAAAGAAGAATTCATGAATGAATATGACCGTGGCTCGATCAAGGTCCGTACCCAAGGCCGGGCCGTTGGGCTGGCCAACGGGCTTTCCGTGACCCAAATCGGTGAGTACGTCATGGGCCTGCCGCACCAGATTGCCTGCACTGTTGGCGTAGGACATGGCGGCATCATGGATCTCGAACGCGAAGCCGAACTTGGTGGTCCAATCCATACCAAGGGGATGATGATCCTGAAAAGCTACTTCGTGAACCTTTTCGCCCGTAACAAGCCATTGGTGCTCACTGGCAGCCTGTGTTTCGAACAAAGCTACGCCCACGTGGATGGAGACTCAGCGTCAGGCGCCGAATTGGCGGCGCTCCTCTCGGCGCTTTCCAATGTGCCCATCCAGCTGAATCTCGCATTCACCGGAGCCATCTCCCAGTCTGGCGCGATCATGGCCGTGGGCGGCGTCACGCATAAAGTCGAAGGCTTCTTCGAGGTCTGCCGCCGTCGCGGCCTGACTGGAGATCAAGGAGTTCTGCTCCCCGCCGACAACATTGATCACCTTGTACCCCATGACGACGTGGTTCAAGCCATACGCAAAGGCCTTTTCCACATTTACCCAGTACAAAATATCGAAGAGGCCATGGAAATTCTGACCGGGGTTCGTGCCGGCGCTCGCTTG
Proteins encoded in this window:
- a CDS encoding ATP-binding protein translates to MTKASSLKARDLKLQPDARAALRAESRAELSTTCLFQPRARKALELCLAISGLEYNIYVAGEPGLGRTYMVQNFLLPKAQVASTPPDLVYLHNFKNPERPSLLSLPAGRGASLKHLLQRAVKRLRRDLPRHFEQSSYLRLQNRLFTKLAGVRDDLVGEMEEAASKRGFSLSIDETGTVSLTPLMDGKVLTTEEFERLDVALKKDIKDQSSAVLDTISRLSRLVQKREQEFRTQEHHLAQEHGANLVDRVLAPLRKKFTDIKSLKAYFDDLKEDILDNLAPYQGRPERDQRPPHPDQQQDEQLTDSFYQRYDVNLFVDNSETSGAPVITELNPAFFNLLGCMERETEWGTYYTDFSLIRAGAIHRANGGFLILRVEDLLAHPAAWDGLLRCLRANQSRLEDPTDHYDLLRTRTISPDPIPLSLKVVLIGDDETYELLYTHDERFRKIFKLKAHIQDTVDRSPESIAGYAQILERTATESGLRTFSREALAELIDYSARMAEDRQRLSLHFSHVREIMIEANAIALTGGKRSVDGATVKAALAERDYRANLYKEEFMNEYDRGSIKVRTQGRAVGLANGLSVTQIGEYVMGLPHQIACTVGVGHGGIMDLEREAELGGPIHTKGMMILKSYFVNLFARNKPLVLTGSLCFEQSYAHVDGDSASGAELAALLSALSNVPIQLNLAFTGAISQSGAIMAVGGVTHKVEGFFEVCRRRGLTGDQGVLLPADNIDHLVPHDDVVQAIRKGLFHIYPVQNIEEAMEILTGVRAGARLKNGHFSPGSIYAAVDERLAELAVLAEKKCSMPRKNKKPGKQ